The Hypanus sabinus isolate sHypSab1 chromosome 7, sHypSab1.hap1, whole genome shotgun sequence region AGGGacgaggctacatagcatccatgccaggaccaccagactcaaagacagCTACGTTCAAGTCTCCAGGCTGATCACACCTCCCCCCATTAACTTATCACACCACCACTACATCACCTAGTGTCACTTCATGTACGTAGAAACAGTCCGTGTGTACAaagcaaaatgccagaggaactcaggactgaagaagggtccaaacccgaaatgttgactgtttattcatttctcttGATGTtgctaatctgctgagttcctccagcaatttgtgtgttgctctgcatttccagcatctgtagaatctctagtGCTTATGGTTACAACATTTATTTGTATCtcgtgttttataggattgcttttatatttattgtgttttttaactcttgttctttatgcttatttatttcttattgtttgtttatttattgagatacagcatggaataggtacatggagtccATCAAGTCACACCGCCCAGctatcccccgatttaatcctaacctgcTCACAgaccaatttacaatgatcaattaacttaccaaccgatgcatctttggactgtgtgaggaaactggagtgcctgaagaaaacccacacagtcacggggagaacgtaaagCTCCTTAGAGGCAACGATACTGGAAAGCGTTGTGCTAGCCACCATGCCccaagttgttgttttttttaatgctgcatcagatcGAGTGTAACAATCATTTCGTTCTCCTTCACAttcatgtactgaagaatgatgATAAACGGTCTTGTATCTCGAACAGTATTGAACTAGAAATCAGATTTGAAGTACATTAGATAGGAGTTAATTGACCAAGGCTTAAATATGGAGTAGAGTTTTCTCTGATTGTCCCATCAAGCAGACCCAGGGTAAACTCAGCATAGAtaagatcaggggttcccaacctggggcccacagGACCCCTTGCATAATGGCATTGGCCAATGGCATAAAATAAGTTAGAAACCACTGGATTAGATTGAAAAGTAAACACTGCTTCTTTATTCCCAATTAAAGATTTCTTGGGATCCCCTTGCAAAACCTCcctggtatgggtggggggggggggatacttcACAGGCTCAAAATAAGGTAAAGACAGTTGTTAACTTAGCTCCATtgcgggcactagcctccgtaatatctaggacatcttcaaaaaggcagcatccatcgttagggtcacccatcacccaggacatgccctcttctcattgttaccgtcagggaggaggtacaggagcctgaaggcacacactcaatgattcaggaacagtttctttccctctgccatctgattctgaatggtcaatgaatccatgaacactacctcactacttttttatttctgtttttttttggcactgcttatttaaatgtacttactgtaattcacaaatacaagaaatttcatgaaacatgccagtgatattaaacctgattatgattctccTACTGCTGTTCCTATATCCAAGAAGAGGCAGGTGAAGCTTTAGAGAAGGATGAAATAGATTATGAAGTGCTTTGCCATGCTGCTGTCTGTCATTAAATGTGATGAAAGAAGTTTGTGCTATATCATTAAGTCCTATTTTTTAAATTCCAGGTAAAGGCCACGTGGAGAATGGAGACTCTAACTACTCGGTGGCACCCGGCCCAGCTTTCAAGGAGGTTTGGCAGGTCAACCTTCGCCCTCGGGGCCTGGGCCAGTCACGGAACATGAGTGGCATTTACAGGCTGTGCCTGACTGAGAAGACAATCAACCTGGTGAAGCTCAACTCTGATGCCGCGGCCGTGGTGCTGCAGCTGATGAACATCCGACGCTGTGGCCACTCGGACAACTTCTTCTTCGTGGAGGTGGGCCGCTCGGCCGTCACGGGGCCCGGTGAGTTCTGGATGCAGGTGGACGACTCGGTGGTCGCCCAGAACATGCACGAGACCATCCTGGAAGCTATGAAGGCCATGAGCGAGGAGTTTCGGCTGAGAAGCAAGAGCCAGTCGTCCAGTTCCAACCCCATATCTGTGCCCACCCGGCGGTACCACCTGGCCAACTTGCCACCCAGCCAGGTGGGCTTCTCCACTAGGAGGAGCAACACCACCTCGCCAGCCCAGCGCAGCAACTCGGCCAGGGCACGGACCTCAAGTGACGGCAGTGGagcctcttcttcctcctcctcctcccgccCTGCGTCGGCTGATGAAGTCCCTGCCAGCCTGTCCCCTGGTGCTGGGCTGGTCCCCAGCCGACAGGGGATGAGCAAGGCCCACCCACCACTAGGCCAGACCAGGTCTACCCCTGACCCCTATTCCCGGCGCTCTCCCTGTGCCGCAGGTCTGGTGTTCGGTTTGACTGCTGACCGCggcctctcctccccctctgcctcctcctccccgCCGTCCTCGTCTGACGGCGAGGGGGAGCTAGGCTCCAGCCCTGCGTGCTTCCCACTGGATGGCCCTCCCCGGGACTACGTGGCGCTGTGCAGGCCGGCTCCCGCTGAGGCAGGTGCCCTGCCGCGGCAGGTCCTAAGGCGAGCTTGCAGTCAGGGTGAGGAAGAGGTGGGGGAGCGTGGCCCGAGAAAGCAGGCCTTAGCAGGCAAGGGGAATTGGCGAACCTCCAGAACACCTGAGCCAGCAGAGAGAGCTTGCAAGGATGTTGTAGACAATGGGTACATGGCCATGCTGCCCGGGGTGGTGCCTGCTCAGGGCCAGGGAGGAGATTATGTGGCCATGAACCCAAAGGGTGCCTCGGCTCCTCAGCAGATCCTGGGCCCCCAGCCTGACGACCGCTGTGGAGGGGGCTACATGCTTATGTCACCCAGTGGGAGCTGCTCCCCCGAGGACTGGTCCCGAGCGATCGATCACAAATTGGGCTTGGGAGACGTAGGGGACTACATGAACATGTCACCCGGCAGCCGCTCGGCCTCCAGTACACCTCCGGAGAGCCCCCATGCCCCAATCCCTCCCCGTGTGGAGCAAGGCGAGCTACTGGACACCTCTCGCCATGGCTTCCGCTCGCTGCCCCGCTCCTACAAGCAGCCTGCCCCCTGCAGCCAGCTCTCCTGCTCCTCTTCCTATTCCACAGGTGGCAGTAGTGACAGCCTGGGGGAGGTGGAAGGGCGCCGCCTTTCCTCTGTGTCTGCATCTGGCCAGCAGGCTCACAGACTGGGTAGGAAGGGTGGGTGCCGCCCGACTGGTCTCTCTATTGACGTGGCCAAAGCAAATACCTTGCCACGCCGGCGTGAAAGCCCAGAGCCTCAGAGTCCAGGGGAGTACGTCTGCATTGAGTTCCGGGCTGAGACCCGCACCACCCGGGCTCTGCCCAGTCCTGGATCCCGAGCTGGTGTTTTCCAGCACCTGCCGGCGGCAGCCTCCGAGTACGTCAATGTGGAACCCAGCAAGGCACCGCGCGGGGATCACACCGTCAGCCCTTCTCCCAAAAGCACCCTGGAGCCCGCTGGTGTGTCGGAACTGAGCCCCGACCGCCACCGAGGAGCCAGAGTGATCCGTGCCAATCCTCAGGGGAGGCGACGCCACTGCTCTGAGACCTTTTTGCCCACATCTCCTGCCCCTCCTCCCCCTGTGCCCTCTGCCGACCACGCAAAGCGCTGTGGCTCGGCGTCCTTTGAGAATGTTTGGCCAGTGGAAGAATGCAGGGGTAGGAGTGCCGCCGAGGAGCCATGCATGGGAATGTCACGTCACATGTCGATTGGCTTCGAGAATGGCCTGAACTACATAGATCTGGATCTGGGTACAGACAGCAGCCAGGCAGAACCATCAACCGCACAGCAGAGGCTTTACGCACAAGTAAACAGCAGTCCTGTGTTGAATGCTTATGCCAGCATTGACTTTCACAAGTCTGAGGAATTACGAAGCCATAAAAGTAACAAAGAAGGTAAGTGATTTTCATGCAACTAATTTCATCATTTGGTTACAATTGATTAATCTTATTAAGTTTGTATTTTACAAATTTCCCATTTAAAGTTTTAATATTGCATATGTATACTTACTGCTGGTGCTTAGAGCAGCAAtgatggtcctccatctctgtctgtatggaaggattcttcattgctgttcccataacaattttgtttgaccagtgagggttgttagctctgagctgaacccctgaacctggaggaccagtgggccACTCTtgatctggcctctaccctttgacatgggtgaccctaccaagagctaaagcataaagccctgactccagccaacttcgctctccgggtcattgaggcacgccaGCCTACAAACCCTACAACAACGTCTTCTTGGAGGTGCATATCTATAATAAAACTGTTAATCTGGCATGCATGGAACTTTGGTGGAGCTGGAGTGGCAAACTTTCAGGACTAAGTGCTATTCTGATTAATACTCCAACATGTAGTAGTTTCAgttcagattttttttaagtATTCTGTGGTTGGATGATAAATTTTCCAATGAAGCTGAAAGGGAGAGCAAGAAACAGAAATTAATGTGCTTCAGCAGAACATGAAATCAGGGCCTTGCGGTGTTGAGGGAAGCATGGGAGAGCGGGAGTGTAGGAAAGCTGGGTGGTGTACCGGAGGGGGGCAGTGTAGGGTATCTGGAACTCACTGTGTGCAGGGGAGTGTGGGAAATCTGGGTCCCACTGTgtacggggtgggggggtgtagGAAAGCTGGGTCCCACTGTGTTCAGGAGAGAGTAGGGAATGTGGGTCCCATTGCCTACAGGGGAGCATGAGCATAAGCTTTCTGTGAGCCAGATACTGTGCAGCCAGTATTTCTGAACCATAAGTTAGCAGATGGTGAGGGGTTTGCTGTAATTATGCTGTTTTGCCATCCCTCACTAATGGTGCCACTGCAGCAGCTAAAGATGGGTGTAAAAAAAGATTGTGTTGAATGTGCTTCTGTCACCTTTCTGTGCATCGTGATCCAAGTTGTTAGAACTCCCTGCTTGTCTCCATCTTCCATGTGTTATTGCACAAGTTATCTCCAGTTTAGCCGCTCTCCTCTGAGAAATCGAATGTCTTTTGAGATCAGAGCTCCTCTATTAAATGCCTCTTGTCTCTCCACAATGTCACTCAATGCTGGTCCTATTCTAATAAAACTTCTCAGCACCCAGGTAGTCTTGATATTGTCCTAATGAGTGTTGACTCAAGTTAGCCATGAACAAGCTTGTAGGACTAAATGGATGCTTGCTGTTGCAATGTTGTGTGTTGTGATGACACCAAGGAGCATTCTGTACGTCTGTATTCCAAGTATTGCACAATGATAATTGATCCTGGTGAATGATTGGAGACGGTGGGAGATGATCTCAACCAAATTGAAGTAATTGTCATTTACTGGGGAACATCACGTTTGCAAGCAGTGACAAAAGAAGTTTTCTGGAAACAAACTTTTTGCAGTTGGAAAGAAAAAGGTTTCCTCCTCCTTTGTTAATCCAAcatatttatttgttgagatatttgttgaataggcctttctggcccttcaagctgcactgcccaccAATTCCTCCAATCTAACCCTAGccgaatcacagaacaatttaagATGACCAATTAACGTCCCCattagtatgtctttggactgtgggaggaaaccgaggcacccagtggaaacccattTGGTCATGAGGGAGATAGTAAAaactcctggttatgtgaccactgatgccaggcagacaatctctgatgagtattgataatggctggggtcacttgtCTTTATAAATTCATTGCCCAAAAGGAGGCAATGACAAAACActtgtgtagaaaaatttgccaaggacagtcATGGACATGGAAAGAtgatgatcgcccatgtcatatgacacggcacataacccCATTATGTTGTTTGCTTTCTTGAGGTCTTAGTGAGAGGCTAGTTTACAGTTGCATACTACACTCAGAGAACACTTCATTACCTATTCCtgtacgtaataaagtggccactggatgTGTATGttggtggtcttctgctgtaccTCATGCACTTCAAGGTTTGTCATGCTGTGCATTCACAGATACACTTCTGCacacactgttgtaacatgtgattaTTTGGGTTActctcatcttcctgtcagcttgaaccagtctggccattctcctctgacctctcttgttaACAAGGAATTTTTACCCACAAAGCTGCtactcattggatttttttttgttggaaacccctgttctggagactgttgtgcatgaaaatcccaaggaaatcagcagtttctgaggcacTCCAACCACCCtgtatggcaccaacaatcattccatggtcaaagtcacttagatcacattccttcccaattctgatgtttggtctgagcaacaactgaacctcttggccacttctgcatgcttttatgcattgaattgctgccacatgattggcggatttgataattgcattaatgagcaggtgttcagGTGTGCCGCTGAGTGTAGGGCAGTGTGATGACAACCAGATAAGCTGCTTTTTAAGTAATTCTGTTTAATGTGTAGATATTAAGGCCATTTCCcatctcagcctcagtctcctgccttctctccatatcccatcatgccctaacttatcaagaatctatcgatctctgccttaagtatatccagtgacttggcctccacagctgcctgaggcaacaaattccacagattcaccactctctggctaaagaaattcctcctcatccccattctaaatgtacacccctctattctcagcctgtgtcctcaggtcttagactcccccaccataggaaccatcctctccacatccactctatcaaggccaagGATTGGCCAGGATATTAGGATACTGAGGTAAACTCTTATGATTGGAATACTAACTTTGCGAGGGCAAACAGGTCTCCTCCTAAAATGGATTGATAATTTAGTTGTACTCCCTTAGGACTGGCTTTGGGAGTATCCACCTCTGGTAtaatacatgcaaaatgctggaggaacttagcaggtcatgcagcatttatgcaaaggaataaacagtcacaagaggtactgcagatgctaaaTCTTAAGCAAAATCTAAAACAATACACACTTTGTGCTGGGgacgctcagcaggtcaggtagcatctatggaaaggattaAACAGTTGATCTCTTGGGCCAAGGCACTTGATCGGGTCTTTGTATgtgttaccagcatctgcagaatctcttgtgttcgcGTTTGGTGACGGCGTTGAAGCCATAGTCTCTCTCAGCAAGTGCTGAACATTAAGTCATGGCTGGCATTGGAGTAAAGTGAAAGCGTTTCTTTTTATTCCTGAGACCCAACTGAAGGCAGAAAGAGATTACACCAAAGGAAACATGagagaatctgtagatgctggaaatcaaaagcaacacacacaaaatactggagaaactcagcaaatcaggcagcatctaaggaaaaaagtaaagagtcaacattttgggctgagacccttcttcaggaccggaaaggaagagggaaggagtcagactaagaaggtgggggggggggggagaggaaggagtacaaggtggcaggagataggtgaaactgggagagggggaggggtgaagtaaagagctgggaagtcgattggtgaaagagataaagggctggagaagggaaaatctgATTGGaatcagaaggccatggaagaatgagaatgggaggggggagcaccagagggaggtgatgggcatgtAAGATTAGGAAGTGTGACAGGGatcaagaatggggaatggtggagtGGGTAGCTATTACCAGAAGTTCAGAAAATcgatggtcatgccatcaggttggaggctacccagaaggtatacaagctgttgttcctccaatctgagtgtggcctcatcatggcagtagaggagaccgtgGACTGACATctggggatgggaaagagaaatGTGAGACTAACTGGAGTGAGTAACcaaggccttttcctgtgctgtgttATTCTATAATACAATCTGGGCTCTCCATATGCATTTTGTTCCTGATCAGTTGGCTTTAATACTCAGCTGATCAAAGTGCAATGGATCTTGATGAAGATAAAAGTACTTAtctgcgttttgtgtgtgtttgactgTTCTGCGTTTCCTACTGTTTGTACTAGGGCTCAGGGTTTGGATCAACAATTGCAATCTGAGGTACAAAGATAGTCAGATATGTTCTTATCGCTACTTCAGTTGGTTTCTAACTCGTCCAGTTCAGCAGTTCTCTTCACTGTAGTGCAGTCTGCTACCTTCAaagaggagacacaagagactgcagatgctggaaccaggAGCAAGTCACCAAAAACTGGGGGAACTGAAATCAAGCACttaatttatttaattagagatataggtccttctggcccaatgagccacactgcccagtaatGCACCTATTTACCCCAGgcctaatcccaggacaatttacaatgaccaattaacctactacccagaacctctttggactgtgggaggaaaccagagcacccggaagtAGCCGACATCCTCATggaaactttcttacagaggacgccgggattgaactccaaactccattgccttgagctgtaatatgtggtgctaaccactacactaccatgctttAGGTAGCATCAGTGGAGACTTAGTCTTAACCTAAAGTGTGGTGCTttccgctacactaccatggttcAGATCATTGGAGACTTGGTCTTGACCCAAAGCACCGACTCTGCATTTTCCTGtagacctgctgggttcctttaGCTTTTAATGTCTTACTCCAGGTTTCAGCTTTTTTGCATTCTTGTGTATCTATTTTGCTACCCCGTTGCGAAATCCCTTCAAGGTTTGCCCACCTTGAAGAAGTTTTCCTCCTTTAAAGTCTTGATGAATTATCTTGACCAGAAAcgctgactgtccatttccctgcatagatgctgctgacctgctgagttcctccatcttatttttgtgttttgcttCAGTCAAAGAGGTTTGAGTAAGCAGTGGCTACAGAGAGATGACAATAATCAGTGCCCATCTATCTTCAATCTTTTGGTATTACAAAGTTTTGCTGAAGTAAAAATCTAATCCATTTCGTTTTTTGGTCACAAACCCAGTTAACCTCAAACATGGACTGTGTCTTAGTTGGGAGTTGGAGGTGCCATGTGTATTTTGGTTAGCAGGTATCTGTGAAGAAGTGGGCTTTTGGTGTCTTCAGATTCATCAAGCATCAAACCAGTGATTTGGGACATGACTGTTTTTTGGAAAGGATTCATGTTCTGAGTATAATTAGACATATTTATTGGCTTCCATTCAAATCTATTACTAGAAACGTTGGTGTCAAAGAGCATTTGGCCTGTAACTAAATAGATTCCTTAATCTCCAAAGTGGGTGTTTGTTGTTCAGGATGAGCGTAGTTTAAATGACTAAACTATTAACTTTGCTGCTCCATTCCTGACTGACTCTGCAATCAGATTTTCTTCATGTTTCCATTATGCAAACCTGAGTGATTGCTCTTAATACAAGTCAAATTCATTTGCTTTTCTGCGACAAAAGAATGTGGGATCTTTCATATGCACCTTAAAGAATATTCAAGGCTTCAGATTAAAGTCGTATCCTAAAGCCTACCCTATCATAAGTGGTGCATTCCCTCATTGGGAGTTTTGGACAGTATAGATAAATGCATGTCTCAGATCTTGCAGCCAAGGCTTACTGACGGTTAGCCACTGCAGCTAATTGAAGATGAAGTCAGGAATTAGAAACCTGCGcggctgggcacagctcaaatgccacctataaatttgctgacaacacaatcACTGTTGACAAAATCTTGGATGGTGGCGAGAGGGTATATAGGAGCGAGATATACTGGCTAGTTTAGTGGAgttgcagcaacagccttgcagtcaatgtcagtaagaccaaagagctgattgtggacttcagaaagggtaagatgagggaacacacaccagtcctcatagagggagcccaagtggaaaagagtgaactattttaagtacctgggtgtcaatatctctgaggatctaacaagGACCGAACTTATcaatgcaactacaaagaaggcaagacagtggctacatttcattaggagtttgagaagatttggtgtgtcaccagaaacacttgaaaatttctacagatgtatcttggagagcattccaactggccgcatcactgtctggtgtggcagTGGTGGTAGGAGTGCTACTACACAGggtcgaaataagctgcagagagttgtaaactcagtcagctccttcatgggcactaaactccatagcatccaggacatcctcaaggagcgatgcttcaaaaaggcgacattcatcattaaggatccccatcacccaggggcatgccattgctaccatcagggaggaggtgcagaagcctgaaggcacacaatcaacaattcagaaatagattgatcctctctgccatcagatttctgaaaggacattgaacccatgaacactacctcattacttttttatttctatttttgctctacttatttaatttaactacttaatatatatatatttactgtaattcagtttttttctctattattatgtattgcattgtactggtgctgtaaagactgcatatgttggtgatattaattctgattctgatttcctaTTTCCCAAAATGTGAAAAGAGAAGAAAAGATCCGACATTGGAGCCGGTATTTCCAGAATTAGGAAATGTTAGAAGTCAAAATATTTAAAGTTTgcagagaaggctgggaactggaggGGGCAAGTGGGAATGTCTTTGATAGATTGGGGAATGAAGGAAGATTGAAATAGAAATGGTGCCTGCTGTGAAAGAGAAAAACACTTGTTAATTATTGCTGGTTTGTCTGGAAAAAGTGTCAATTGGAGATGgatggagacaggagagggggtAAAACAATACTAGAACGATGAGGGACAAAGTTCCTATGCAGGTGCTGGGGATGCGGGAAatgttcagcaagtcaggcagcatttgtggagagagaacaGTTTATAATAGGTGATCTTTCATCAGTATTGACCAGCTTTgatatgtagaacatagaacattacagcgcagtacaggcccttcagcccataatgttattCTAACCCTTTAACCTCCtctacaatcaatctaacccttctatcCCACAAAACCCTcaattttttctatcatccatgtgccgatCTAAGAGTTTCATAAATGCCTCATGTTTtagcctttaccaccacccctggcagtgcattccatgcatccaccacacTCCATGTAAACAAaaaatacctctgacatccccactcTGCTTTCCTCCAGTTaccataaaattatgccccctcatattagccatttccaccaacGGAAAAGTCTTTggctacccacatgatcaatgcatcttgtacacctccatcaagtcacctctcatccttcactccagagagaaaagccctagcttgctcaaccattcctcatgagacatgctctgtaattcaggcagtg contains the following coding sequences:
- the LOC132397490 gene encoding insulin receptor substrate 1-like, which translates into the protein MANPAEDCLDGDVRKCGNLRKCKSLHRRYFVLRAASERGAARLEYYESEKKFRRGGAGPKRALPLHSCFNVNKRADSRSKYLLAIYTRDECFSVAADSPQEQDSWYQAIVELLAPGKGHVENGDSNYSVAPGPAFKEVWQVNLRPRGLGQSRNMSGIYRLCLTEKTINLVKLNSDAAAVVLQLMNIRRCGHSDNFFFVEVGRSAVTGPGEFWMQVDDSVVAQNMHETILEAMKAMSEEFRLRSKSQSSSSNPISVPTRRYHLANLPPSQVGFSTRRSNTTSPAQRSNSARARTSSDGSGASSSSSSSRPASADEVPASLSPGAGLVPSRQGMSKAHPPLGQTRSTPDPYSRRSPCAAGLVFGLTADRGLSSPSASSSPPSSSDGEGELGSSPACFPLDGPPRDYVALCRPAPAEAGALPRQVLRRACSQGEEEVGERGPRKQALAGKGNWRTSRTPEPAERACKDVVDNGYMAMLPGVVPAQGQGGDYVAMNPKGASAPQQILGPQPDDRCGGGYMLMSPSGSCSPEDWSRAIDHKLGLGDVGDYMNMSPGSRSASSTPPESPHAPIPPRVEQGELLDTSRHGFRSLPRSYKQPAPCSQLSCSSSYSTGGSSDSLGEVEGRRLSSVSASGQQAHRLGRKGGCRPTGLSIDVAKANTLPRRRESPEPQSPGEYVCIEFRAETRTTRALPSPGSRAGVFQHLPAAASEYVNVEPSKAPRGDHTVSPSPKSTLEPAGVSELSPDRHRGARVIRANPQGRRRHCSETFLPTSPAPPPPVPSADHAKRCGSASFENVWPVEECRGRSAAEEPCMGMSRHMSIGFENGLNYIDLDLGTDSSQAEPSTAQQRLYAQVNSSPVLNAYASIDFHKSEELRSHKSNKEDC